Genomic DNA from Peribacillus simplex:
TAGTGGGGGTTATTGGTATTATAGGCACCGAAAGATTTTCAACCAATTCTTTTTGAGCCATTATCAACGAATCTTTGTATTGAGAATATGTGATAAAAAAAACATTTAAAAATCTGTCTACTTGATTATTAACTTGTTTTTCTACCGAAAAAAATTCTTCAGTAATAACCTTATTCTTTACCTCATTAAATTCTTGTAGGAACCTCCACAAGGTTCTTCGAATGGCTTGCACCCACTCTAATTTGAAAGATAATGGTATTGCGTGTGTCGCCCAAGCTATACCTTCTTGCTTAGCGAATGATTGAAGTTCTTGTTCTTTAACCTCAATAATGTATTGAACCAGCTTATGGGCATTATTTATCAGGTCAATATTACCGACCGTTAAAATTTCTTCAATTTTGTCTTTCACATTAAATGCTTCGTTTAATAATGAATCTTCAAAATCCGCTTTATTTTCTTGGATGAATTCCAGTAATTTATAAGTATCTAGTAATCCCTTCATAATTTAATCCCCCTATTTTTTATATGCCAAGACTACTATTACCCTGATATAATAATGACTAAACCAATTTACACTATAAGCATCTAATTTAAAGGGGAAATGGTTGTATTTTTGTTAAGTAATATTGTGAAGATTTCCACTTAAACTAGCGTGTGCTTTACCTCAGTAAAAACCACAACACTCCAACCTTATAAATCATGTTAATAACTTTGTTTTCTGTTCATAAGATGAATTTTGGAGGGACCGCCTGTTGGCTTAAATAAGAGAAAACCGAAATTACAGATGTTTTCGGTTCTTGAACTTTATTTAAAAAAGGTTGATGAAGATGACGCGGCCAAAAGATGTTTGAACTTAAGAAGCTTTGGTTATTTTTAACTATTTTAATTATTAGTTTATTCTGATAATATAAAATAGATAAAGATTGGAGGAGGAAATAACATAAAAAGCTTATTTTTAATCTTAAGTACCTTTGTGTTAGTTCTGGTAGGTGGAATGGTATTAAGTACTTCTTCTGCTCAAGCAAGTGTTCCTCAGTATTCTTTTCAAACAGAAGATGGAAAATGGGATGGTGAAATTGGAAATCCTAACAAAGGTAGTGACTTAGAGGTAGAACTGGTTTCCCCGATCTATTTAAAGACCTCTTCTAAAAGTATTTTATTGACTAATTATAGTAACTTATGGGCTCGTCTCTGCAATGCAAGTACTGGAAAGTGCACAGGCTATCATAGCTTAGCAGGTGGAAATACATTATTCACAGGTATGAAAATAGGTAAATTTTATGTTGATGTGAAAGATGGATATTCCTCTGGCAAAGTATATGGAAAACTACAAATTATTTTCAAATAAGTCGTATTACTTGCTACTCATTCTCAATGGGTAGCATTTTATTTGAAAAGTTTCGAAAATAAAAATATAAATATATTTGTATAATTTACTATCATTGATTTTTACAACTGCCCTTCCAGGGAAGAAGGGAAGATTACTGGCATAACTAGCATGTTTCACCAACGCTACAAAGGATACGAGCCACAATACTACAAGATACAGGAAATGTTGTTTGTGTGACATGAAATATTGTTTGAGACTTTGTTATTGAACTAACGGGGCAGGATAGTGAAAGAAGGAATTCGCTTTCAAAACTAGAATTTTATATTAATAACTAATGGGTTAGGAAGGGGATTCTTATGATAATAAAGGGTTTTGGAGGAATCTTTTGGAGGACTAAAAATCTAGAGGAAATAAAAAAATGGTACAGTCAAGTCCTGAAAATTGAAATAGAAAATTGGAATGGTACCATTATTACACCACAACCAGGCAATGAAACTATCTTTTCCTTCTTTTCTGAAAATGACCGCTATTTTCCAACAGAACAACAAGTGATGTTAAACTTTCAAGTTGAAAATTTGGATGACAGTATCAAACATCTGGAAAAAATGGGTGTTCCCCTTGTTATGGAAAAGACGATTAATGAATTTGGAAAGTTTATTTGGATTGAAGATCCAGAGGGAAGACGTATAGAGCTTTGGGAGAAGTAATAGGATAATAATAAATTTTGTTGTTGAATTAATGGGTGTGTTAGTTCAGTAAGCCTACAAGCTATGGCCGTTTATTTCGATCCGTTCTTAGGCACTGTTCATGATTATGTCCTTATTTTAAACCAAAGGAAAAAGCTCTCCGGAACCGGACAGCTTTTTTGTTTTATCAAGTATCAACATATACCACAGTGACTTAAGACTAATTCGATAGAGTGACTTAGCCAACAGATAACGAATAGACTAATAAGCCTTTTTAATATGGCTCCACCCTTCTTGTAAAGACTTCCCGTCGATCCTGGATTGTTCTAATAATTCATCTGCTGAATCAAACGACTGTTGCGTATCTGTTTCGTAGTCAGCTAGATGCCATTGATTGGACTCTTCAATAACGTGATAAAGTTTATCTTGAAAAGCAAGACTGATCCTTTCGCCGTTATAGACATCCTCTTTAAGTTGTTCGAAGGAATAGTTCATTTTTTCAAGAATAAGTTCGGCATACATTTGAACTTCACTATCGACATCCTTCTTAAAATTTTCTATCAATGAATGTAGAATATCCTCATCTAATCTATGTGTAAGAGAATTCCAAACACTGTTAGCAACACAACATCTAATATATCTGTCGTGATAATTACTTAAAGTTAAAAGTTGATTACCAAACCACTTCAAATCCACATCGCCTTGTGCTAGGTCCGGTATAGCATAAGTTAATTCCTCTACATTATCTTCTTGTATAAACGTTTCAAAGTCCTGTTGACTGTATACCTTTACCTCCATTCCCTCAAAATCAAATTCCTCATTTTCAAAGTATAGGTTTTTGAGAAATTCATCAAAGCTATCCGCGATTTGTATGGTTTGTTCCAAATCAACGTCTACATAAACAATGGGGGGAGCAGACGTGGCATCGCGGTAATCAAATGCGAGCCAAGTATGACCGTCTCCATTGAATAAAATAAGTCCTTCCGGCAGTTCCCACTCTTTTATGTAATAATCATTTTCAAGAATTCCGTTTCCGGAACCAATCCCTTTAATGTGTTCCACTATAACAAAAGATTCACCCCAGACGGTAGGAACAGGAGACGGATGAGCATTACAGATTGGTTGTCCTCCATTTTGTTGCTTAAGAATAGCAATGTACGAGTTTGGTAACGTTACATTAAATAATTCTTCTGCCTTTTTTACAATTTCGTCTGTTAATGGTTGTAACATATACTCGTCATTACTTGCTTCCCATATACTTTTTACCAAAAAATTCACCTCATAATTGTTTAATTATTATTTGATCTGCCGGCTCTTGCTTGTACAAACTTTCCTCCGTAGTTGAAAAACCACTATTGCAACAATCTTATCTTTACGAAAAAAGCCTTCATTAACAAGGCTAAACTCATAACTCTATCTTCTATACATTAGCTGTATACTGTGTGAAATTGGAGTAAGTTTATGATGAAACCAAAATATATCCCAAATTGCGAAAAAAACTTGTTGATGAATCTTTATAATAACACTTTAACAAAGGGTTGCTGCGGTAACCTTTTTCTTATTCAGAAAACTGGGCAGGTTAGTTGAAGATGATTTTCAAGCAAATGACATATATAAGCCATTTCCATACAAAGATGTTGTAATATTAAAGGACAAGTAGGAGGTTGAGAAGATGAAAACTTTTGAATTAAAATCAGGAACAAAAGTAATAATAGATGAAAGTAGAATAGTAATAGAAAGAACAGGTGGAAAAAGTGCAATGAAGGGTTTGTTTGCGGGGCGAGCAATGGGGCAAATGACCATAAAAACGTCAGCCGTGACTGGTTTAATTCACTTTGCTGACTATTTAATGATTTGTGCTTCTGGACTCCCTACTCCCAATGATTTTAAATTATCCAGCGTGGCAGAGATAAAACAGTACCCTAACTGTATTGTGGCAAAAGAAAGCGAATTAGAAGAGTTATATCAATTTCTCAATGGATTTATCAAGTAATGATTCCACAAAAGCCTTAACCTTTAAGGCAAGCCTTTTTGTTTAGAGGTTTCGATATAGAAAATAAAATACAGCAATGAAAGCAGTTGATTTCACCTGAGAAATACAGATGCTTTTAGTTTTTGAAAAGGTAATTTACGTTATAGTGGTTGTCATTTGAGCAATTATTAAAATCGAAGCTCCTGTTCCCTAACTGGACAGTGGAAGTGAAACGATTAGTCACAATGATAATTGCAGCAGACCATCTGCTCACACATGTGCTAACATAATTATTTCATTGAGCCTTATTTATTTTACTGAGTTGATATCAAGACCTTACAAAACCTTGAGAAATCAAATTTATTTACACTTATTTAAAGCAAATTACCAGTCTATTATATGAAGCAAAATGGTCAGGGAAGGGGTAATGGGTCGAATCCCTCACAGGTCATCCACTGCCAAAGGCTCAAATCCTTGATATAATAAGGGTTTGGGTCTTTTTTATTTTTCATTTCTATTTATTGTTCCTGTGTGTTTATGCATTGCACAAAGTTGCATAGAAACTGCGCGTGACGGTGAATCGTTCGTTGCATGACAATCCCCGCTTTGGTACACTATGCAGAAGTGCATTTCACTTTGATAGCTAGGGTTTACTTCGAGTGGCATAGATAAGATGCATGATTATTACATAAATCATGGTCCTTGTAAGCGGTGGGAGCATCTTTACTGCATTCACTGCAGACTTGTGGAAGTAAGGGGATAAAGGGATAAAACCTCATTACATTATCATACAAAACCTTAACGACTTAACAATTTAAATGTGTTTCTAAGAAAAGGCCATCTGTTCCCTCATACAGCAGGAGTTGTATGGGGGCTTGTATTTTATCAAGAATTTTCTGTTTAGATGACTATACAGTAATAAAATAAGGAGGAAGCAATGAACAATTATAAATTGACCATTCAATATGATGGCGGGCGCTATAAAGGCTGGCAACGACTCGGTAATAGTGATGATACGATTCAAGGAAAAATAGAAAATGTATTAACGGAAATGGTGGGGGAAAAAATCGAGATCATCGGATGCAGCAGAACGGATGCCGGTGTACATGCCCTTGCTCAAATCGCCAACTTTAAGATTGGTGAAAATCTGACTGAAGCTGAAATCATGAATTATTTGAATAGGTATTTACCAAGAGATATCAGCATTGTCGAGGTTAGGCTAGTTCCTGAGCGTTTCCATGCCCGTTATAATGCTAAGGATAAAACCTATTTGTATAAGATCTGGAACGAGCCATATACAAATCCTTTCATGCGGAAATATAGTATGCATGTAGAGAAAAAGCTGGATATCACAAGAATGAAAAAAGCATGTCAACATTTTATAGGTGAACATGATTTCACGGCATATTCAAATGCAAAGTCCAAGAAAAAATCCATGGTGCGTGAAATATATTCCATTGATATTGAGGAAAATGCCGGATTCATCCAAATTACAGTGCGTGGCGATGGATTTCTTTATAATATGGTTAGAAAGATTGTCGGGACGTTGATAGAAGTGGGGTTGGGGGAAATAGATGCTGAAAATATACCAAGCATTTTAGAGTCAAAAGAAAGAATCCAAACGGGCCGTATGGCGGAGGCAGCTGGGTTGTACTTGGTGAAGGTTGATTTTTAGAATATTGATGCATCGGTTAACGCATGTAAAGTGTACAGGCAGTAGATAAAGGGAAGTAATAGGGAAGAATGGTAAAGGGGAATAGAACGAAAAAGGAGAGATTTTCATGAGATTAGCAGGAAAGAAAATAATCAGTCTAGTGCACCATGATTTTGAAGATTTAGAGCTCTGGTATCCGATTTTACGATTAAAAGAAGAAGGAGCGATTGTTCACCTTGCGGGAGAAAAGGCGAATGAATCATACATTGGAAAATATGGTGTACCAGCTATATCTGATTATGAGTATGGCAGTATTAAAGCTGAGGAATATGATGCCATTCTTGTACCGGGGGGATGGGCACCTGACAAAATTCGCCGGTTTCCCGAAGTGATATCACTTATCCAAAGCATGGAAGAAAATAAAAAACCCATCGGGCAAATTTGTCATGCTGGTTGGGTGTTGATCTCCGCTAAAATTTTAAAAGGGAAGAATGTTACAAGTACACCGGGCATTAAAGATGATATGGAAAATGCAGGGGCGACTTGGATAGATAAGCCCGTCGTCGTTGATGGTAACCTTGTATCAAGCAGGCGTCCGCCTGATCTGCCGGATTATTTAAGGGAATTGATAAACGTGATTGAAAAGAGTTAATTCATAATAGGCTGAAAAAGTGGTTTTTCTTCTGGAAAAACCACTTTTATTTTTTGTTGCCATCCAATTATTCAATGCGATATTAACAAAATTGATAAGATATTTTTAAATCTTGTTTATGATTCTCGCTGAAATGCTAAGGATTATTCCCTTGAGTGATCCTTAATCAAATCAATATACAAATTTCCTTTTGTCCCTACGACAGCATACGAGATATCAAAAACAGCAAGATTTCTTTTTTTGAGTTCAGCCATTAACCACTCGTCATCGTAGGTGTGTTTGGATAAGTTTTCATATAAGATCTTCCCGTCATAGACCAGTTCAATCGGTACAGTTCCTGCTGAGGGCAGTAAAGGTAAATCCTGCTTGGTGGCATTTTGGTATTGTTCTTTTTTTAATACAGAAAGGGAACCATTGATCTCTAAAATGGCACATTCCACTTCATCTATGTTGAAGATATCTTTTCCACGCAAAGCCTGTTCAAGAGAATCCAGTGAATACCCCATTCGTTCCATTGACTCTTCGAGAATTTTCCCTTTTTGAATTACGGTAGCAGGTTCTCCGGCGATCCATTTCCCGAAGCGCGGATTTCGCACCGCTAGAAGATTCAGCATAAAAACGACGGTACCCATAATAATGATTGCTATGATAAAATACAGGAATTTAATTTTAATATTGAATGCTAGATTTCCTGCAATTGTCCCCAACGTAATTGAAGCGATATAAAGGTGGTAAGTCCTCTGGGCAATCGTCTGTTTACCGAGGAGATGGACAAATATCCATAATGAAATAAAAGAGGTAATGGTTCGAAAGATGATTTCAACAGCTTCTGACATGACTATATCTCCCTTACAAAACTCCCTGCAGTTAGTTTGTGATAGTATGTTCTTGCACTTTGCCGTTTATTCTGTAACTAAAAATCCGTCTTTGAATTTGAATCCCATCTTGCATGAATCGATAGATTGATTCAATGGGTGCGATAGATCATGAATAGTTGTTTCAATAAATCCATGGATATGTTTACTTAGTATCGATTAAGAAATTTCTTCGAATAATAGTATCAAAATACATTTGCACGGGGGTATGTTTTGAGAAATATTCGGGAAATTTTCATCGACGATTTAAAAAGCATTTATAAAAATTTCTTTGTTTGTATCGTAGTAGTTTTTCTCATGTTCATCCCTTCCATTTATGCGTGGTTTAATATTGTCGCATCTTGGGACCCGTATGCAAATACGGAAGGAATTCTTGTCGGTGTTGCCAATAATGATAAAGGTGCGGAGTTAAATGGCGAAGCCGTGAACATAGGCAAGGAAGTCATAGAGGGGTTAAAGGAGAATAAGGATTTAGGCTGGAGATTCACTTCGGAAAAAGAGGCAAAAGCTAAGGTGGAAAAGGGGGATTATTATGCATCCATAATCATTCCGGAGAACTTTTCTAAACATATTGCGACAATCATGACCGATGACCCTAAAAAGGCGGAGATTGATTACTATGTGAATGAAAAAATCAATTCCATTGCTCCTAAAATTACGGCAGCGGGTGCAAACAGCATAGTGGACAATGTGAGCAAAACCTTTATCAAATCGGCCAGTGGGAGTATCCTTGCAATCTTTAATGAAATGGGAATCACATTGCAAAACGAGTTGCCGACAATTCAAAAAATGAAGAATATGGTGTATTTATTAGAGGGTCAACTACCTGAGCTTGAACAAAATATCAAAACCGTTCAAACACATGTTAAAAAGGCTGAAGATATCATTAAGAAGGTCAATGATGGATTGGATTCAATAGAAGGGATAACGTCGCAGAAGGACAAATTGGTATCGGACGTTTCTAGTTATGTAGATTCAACAAGGCAGGCATTCGAAGGAATCAATTCCCTCTTGAAAAATGATATCGCGAACATCAGGAGCGATAATGAATCCGTTTTAGTCCTGGCGAACCGGTTAACGGGTCAGGATTTGCCAGACAATGAGTCGAATCAGCTAGTGGAACAAGGGGTAACGAGGCTAAATAAAGAGTTGTACCTTTTGGACAGTATGTATAATTTATTGGTGAGAGTCAATCAATTTAATGAGAAAAACTTGCTTCAGCCAGAAATACAGCTGGTTGATGAATTAAGGGATAATACTTCGAACCAACTTCAAGCGCTGAATAACCGAGCCTTCGGCAATCTTATCGAACTTGGCGGGAACAATGATCAAGTTTTGGCAAGCTTTCAGGAAAGTTATTCAAAGGAAACAGGGCCAAAATTTAATGAAATCTGGAACGAAACGGAATCAATATTGAATAATGTCCAGCTCACGATGGCGGAGGGAACCAAGGTTCTTCCTGAGGTGAGGATGCTGTTGAATGAGACCAATCGAACATTGGAAACACGTACAGGGGATATCGATAAGTTAATGAATAAGTTTCCGGAAATCGAAACGAAAATAAAGGCACTAGCTTCTAAAATGAGGGAAATCGATAAGTCTTATGATTTGGAAGAAGTGATCGATTTCCTAAGGAATGATATTGAACAAGAAAGTGAATTTTTTTCAGAGCCAGTGCTGCTCAATAAACACAGTCTCTTTCCGATTCCGAACTATGGATCCGCCATGTCCCCTTTCTTTACGGCACTTTCCCTTTGGGTCGGCGGTACAATATTGATTTCCATGCTTAGCGTGGGCGTTTCTCAAAAAGTCTACAGCCCGTATCAAATTTATATCGGGAGGTATCTTATATTTTTCATCATTGGGGTAATGCAGGCTCTTAGTGTTTCCATTGGGAATATCATCCTTATCGGTGTTTATGTAGCGGATAAATTTGAGTACATCCTGTTTTCCGTTCTGATAAGTACAGTATTTACACTCATTGTCTACACCTTCGTTTCCGTTCTTGGAAATGTTGGAAAAGGGATAAGCGTCGTCTTGATGGTCCTTCAAATATCAAGTTCAGGCGGCACTTTCCCCATTCAAGTCACACCGCCCTTTTTTCAACATATTAACCCTTTCTTGCCATTCACCTATGCTGTGGGATTACTTCGTGAATCTGTTGGGGGAATAACATGGAGCGTAGCTGGCAGGGACATTTTTATCTTGATTCTCTTTTTAATAATCACACTCATATTAGGTATCATTTTGAAAAAGCCACTGCATGCAAGGACACAAAAAATGAAGGATAAATTGTATGGAAGCAGGATTTTTTAAGAGTATAAAAATGGATATTAAAATTAGCCTGAACCCTTACAAGGGCTCAGGTTTTTTATTTGCTGAACGGAATTTGCCCGTATGCATTTTTGTGTAAGTTTGGAATA
This window encodes:
- a CDS encoding STAS domain-containing protein → MKGLLDTYKLLEFIQENKADFEDSLLNEAFNVKDKIEEILTVGNIDLINNAHKLVQYIIEVKEQELQSFAKQEGIAWATHAIPLSFKLEWVQAIRRTLWRFLQEFNEVKNKVITEEFFSVEKQVNNQVDRFLNVFFITYSQYKDSLIMAQKELVENLSVPIIPITPTICILPLIGAVDLYRTNILEEKVLIEIGKLRIQTLIMDLSGIMEMEPEVIDHLMKIIDGTSLMGCTTVITGLRAEVVRKMINIGMRVNEKAQTLGTLQQALNKYLLS
- a CDS encoding VOC family protein encodes the protein MIKGFGGIFWRTKNLEEIKKWYSQVLKIEIENWNGTIITPQPGNETIFSFFSENDRYFPTEQQVMLNFQVENLDDSIKHLEKMGVPLVMEKTINEFGKFIWIEDPEGRRIELWEK
- a CDS encoding SMI1/KNR4 family protein, producing MVKSIWEASNDEYMLQPLTDEIVKKAEELFNVTLPNSYIAILKQQNGGQPICNAHPSPVPTVWGESFVIVEHIKGIGSGNGILENDYYIKEWELPEGLILFNGDGHTWLAFDYRDATSAPPIVYVDVDLEQTIQIADSFDEFLKNLYFENEEFDFEGMEVKVYSQQDFETFIQEDNVEELTYAIPDLAQGDVDLKWFGNQLLTLSNYHDRYIRCCVANSVWNSLTHRLDEDILHSLIENFKKDVDSEVQMYAELILEKMNYSFEQLKEDVYNGERISLAFQDKLYHVIEESNQWHLADYETDTQQSFDSADELLEQSRIDGKSLQEGWSHIKKAY
- the truA gene encoding tRNA pseudouridine(38-40) synthase TruA, which encodes MNNYKLTIQYDGGRYKGWQRLGNSDDTIQGKIENVLTEMVGEKIEIIGCSRTDAGVHALAQIANFKIGENLTEAEIMNYLNRYLPRDISIVEVRLVPERFHARYNAKDKTYLYKIWNEPYTNPFMRKYSMHVEKKLDITRMKKACQHFIGEHDFTAYSNAKSKKKSMVREIYSIDIEENAGFIQITVRGDGFLYNMVRKIVGTLIEVGLGEIDAENIPSILESKERIQTGRMAEAAGLYLVKVDF
- a CDS encoding type 1 glutamine amidotransferase domain-containing protein — its product is MRLAGKKIISLVHHDFEDLELWYPILRLKEEGAIVHLAGEKANESYIGKYGVPAISDYEYGSIKAEEYDAILVPGGWAPDKIRRFPEVISLIQSMEENKKPIGQICHAGWVLISAKILKGKNVTSTPGIKDDMENAGATWIDKPVVVDGNLVSSRRPPDLPDYLRELINVIEKS
- a CDS encoding DUF421 domain-containing protein is translated as MSEAVEIIFRTITSFISLWIFVHLLGKQTIAQRTYHLYIASITLGTIAGNLAFNIKIKFLYFIIAIIIMGTVVFMLNLLAVRNPRFGKWIAGEPATVIQKGKILEESMERMGYSLDSLEQALRGKDIFNIDEVECAILEINGSLSVLKKEQYQNATKQDLPLLPSAGTVPIELVYDGKILYENLSKHTYDDEWLMAELKKRNLAVFDISYAVVGTKGNLYIDLIKDHSRE
- a CDS encoding YhgE/Pip domain-containing protein, encoding MRNIREIFIDDLKSIYKNFFVCIVVVFLMFIPSIYAWFNIVASWDPYANTEGILVGVANNDKGAELNGEAVNIGKEVIEGLKENKDLGWRFTSEKEAKAKVEKGDYYASIIIPENFSKHIATIMTDDPKKAEIDYYVNEKINSIAPKITAAGANSIVDNVSKTFIKSASGSILAIFNEMGITLQNELPTIQKMKNMVYLLEGQLPELEQNIKTVQTHVKKAEDIIKKVNDGLDSIEGITSQKDKLVSDVSSYVDSTRQAFEGINSLLKNDIANIRSDNESVLVLANRLTGQDLPDNESNQLVEQGVTRLNKELYLLDSMYNLLVRVNQFNEKNLLQPEIQLVDELRDNTSNQLQALNNRAFGNLIELGGNNDQVLASFQESYSKETGPKFNEIWNETESILNNVQLTMAEGTKVLPEVRMLLNETNRTLETRTGDIDKLMNKFPEIETKIKALASKMREIDKSYDLEEVIDFLRNDIEQESEFFSEPVLLNKHSLFPIPNYGSAMSPFFTALSLWVGGTILISMLSVGVSQKVYSPYQIYIGRYLIFFIIGVMQALSVSIGNIILIGVYVADKFEYILFSVLISTVFTLIVYTFVSVLGNVGKGISVVLMVLQISSSGGTFPIQVTPPFFQHINPFLPFTYAVGLLRESVGGITWSVAGRDIFILILFLIITLILGIILKKPLHARTQKMKDKLYGSRIF